In Brachybacterium saurashtrense, the genomic stretch CCTGTGTGCGAAGAGCGTGGAGCCGTTCAGGAAGGACGCTGATGATCGGGACGTCGCCAGGGGCCCACTCGAGAGATGCGAGGTCGTCGAGCGGTACCCACTGCATCGCGTCGTGATCGCTGCTCGAGACGGGATCAGTGCCGCAGAACTGCGCTGAGTAGCAGGCGAGCTCAATGCGGGATGTCCCTATGTTGGTGAGGCTCCGCTCGACTAGCGGCCCCACGGAGATGTCGATGCTCAGCTCTTCCTGGAGCTCTCGTCGCAGCGCAGCCTCGGGCGATTCGCCAATCTCGACCTTGCCGCCCGGGAACTCCCACAGGCCACCGGCGCTGCGGTCGGCATTCCGTCGCGCGGCGAACACCGCCCCGCCGCGTTCGACGATAGCGCCCACGACGCGGATGACTGCCTTCTCCACCGTGGTCACTCCTCTTCCGCGAGCCGATGCTGCCGATCGTACGAGGAGGTAGTGACACGTGCAGGGGAAACTGAGGAGTGAACGCCGAAGGAGCTATGCCCGAGACGGCGCTGGGTGTTCACAAAGGAAAGGGGAGCGGGCTCCCCACCCCTCACACCTCGATCTCGCGCCTGTCCTCCGTCCGCACCACCAGCACGAACCGGGAGCCGTGCCCCTCACGGATCTCGGCGAGGCGGTCGTCCAGCCCCAGGGCGGCGGTGGCCTTGCGCAGCGGTTCGGGCTTGACCTCCACGCGGGTAAAGGAGACCAGCTCCAGGGAGGGCAGGTCGCCCAGGCCGGGCTGGTCGGTGCTGCCCCAGTCGATGAGGAAGGGCAGGCCGTAGTTGATCGGCGGCTTCGCCTGGGTGAGCCGCCATTGCAGCTCCTGCCCGTCGGGCGTGGTGCGCGAGAGGGACTGCACCTCGCCCAGCTCCACACCGTTTTCCCGGGCTCGCTCCACCACCTGGTCGATGTTCTCGGGGTGGGCGGCGTAGGTGAGGAGGGTGGGCTTCTTCAGCCGGTGGATGTGGAACATCTTCGGCAGCTCCTCGCCCTCCCGCTCGGGGTCGGGGCCCACCAGTTCCAGGTAGTGGGGGCGCTTCTCGCCGTCGACGGTGAGGGCGATGAGCGCATTCGCGGTGCCGACGGGGTGGCGGCCGCCGGGTGCGGCGGTGACGCCGGTGAGATCGCGGAACCAGTCCACGAGCTCCTCGAGGGAGGGGCCGGCGATGACGATGTGGTCCAGCAGCGGGGGAACGTCCATGACCCCGACGATATCCGCATCGGGCATGGCATCGAGACGTGCCCGTTGATCAGTGCCCGGTGACCCCGCGCACCCGCCAGCCGCCCGGCCTCCTCGATCGCGTCGGGCGCCCCGTGCAGGACCGCGGGGTCCTCCTCTGCCGGCCGGCCGCCGGCTTCAGCCGGCGGCCGGGGCTGGGTCAGTCCGTCGGGAGGAACACCCTCATCGTGCCTGCACCGCGATTGCCCCACTCGCGATACGGCTGCAGCCGCACCTGACGCGACCCGCCGGTGGGCAGAACCGGCGCGGTTGTGGCCACGTAGGGCCAAGGCCGCTCCACGACGCTGCGGCGCGAGATCGTCGCCAGCACCTGCCCGTCGACCACCTCCAGCCCGGCCGCCGCGTCGAGGACGGCATCCTCGACGTCATCGCCGAGGTCGACCGATTCCAGGCAGTGGACCAGGGGACCGCGCTCCACGGCGACCTGCCCCCGCACCGCATCGATACGGGGATCGGGCCGGCTGAACCGTGCCGGCATCGGAAGCGACAGCGTCACAACCTCGCCGGCCGTCCAGGAGCGGGTGATCGACAGCCTGCCCGCGCCGGCATCGACCTCCACGGGCTCGCCGTCCACCTGCGCCGTGGCACCCTCGCACCAGGACGGCACGCGCAGCCCGAGAGTCCAGGTGCCCGCGCCGGCCACCACCTGGACCTCCACCTCGCCGTCGGCCGGGTAGTCGGTGGCGACCCGCAGCTCGACCCGTCGATCGGCCACGGTCGCCCGCACCGTCCCGGTGACGAACTGATGGATCACCAACTCTTCCTCGCCGACCGTCGCCACATAGGCGGGCAGGGATGCGAGCGTGCGCGCGATGTTCGTCGGGCAGCAGGAGACGGTGAACCACGGCGCGCGCTGGCTCGAGCTCGCGCGGGGAGTGGGCCGGTCGGCCTCCGGGGTGGAGCCCTCCGTGCGCTGATGGAGCGGGTTGACGTAGAAGAACGCGTCCCCCTCGGCGGAGACGCTCGCGGTGACCACGTTGAACAGGCATCGCTCGATCACGTCGGCGTAGGCCTCGTCCCCGGTCCACAGCAGCAGGCGGTGCGCGACCTGGATCGCCGCCACCCCCGCGCAGGTCTCGCAGTAGGCCACATCCGGCGGCAGCTCGTAATCCTCCCCGAAGGACTCGTCCATGTGCCGCGAGCCCATCCCCCCGGTGATGTAGGTGCGGCGGGCCAGGGTGCGATCGAACTGGGCACGGATCGCCTCGACCTTCGCCGCGTCGCCGGCCTCCACGGCCGCATCGATCGCGCCGGCCGCCAGATACAGTGCGCGCACCGAATGGCCGCGCAGGACTGCCGCCTCGTAGACGGGCTCGTCATCCTGGAAGTACTGCTGGCCGAACTCGATCTCACCCAGCAGGCCGCGGCCGCGCAGCTCCAGGAATCGGGTGGCCAGCGCGGTGTACCGAGGCTCCTCGAGGGTGCGGCCCAGCTCCACCAGCGCGGTCTCCACCTCCGGGTGCCCGCCCACGGCGTCGCGCCCGCCCTCGCCGAACACCTCGCACAGATGGTCGGCGACCCGCACCGCGGCCGCGGTGAACGCGTCGGGCCCGGTGGTGCGCAGGCGGGCCACGGCCGTCTGGAACATGTGCCCGGCGCAGTACAGCTCGTGACCCCACTCGAAGTCCGAGTACCGGGGCTCCTGCCCGTCGTGGCCGAAGCGGGTGTTGAGGTAGCCGTCGCTCTCCTGCGCCGACGTGATCACCTCGGTCAGCTCCTGGAAGCGGCGCTCCATGTCCGGATCGCCGGTGCGGCCGATCTCCCAGGCCATCGCCTCCATGAGCTTGTAGACGTCGGAGTCGGAGAACTCGCGGCCCTGACGAACGGCGGCGATGGTCCCGTCGACGACGGCACTGAAGTTCCCGACCCAGCCCAGCTTTTCCATCCACGACTGGGCGTGCGGGATCGTGGTGCGCGCGTTGCGCTCCAGGTACGGGGCCCAGGACCCGCCGGTGATGGTCACCGCCTCGAGGCCGAGCGGGAGGTGTGCGCCGGCATCGGAGCGGATCGGGCCCATGGGCGAGGTGTGGGTGAGGGGTGCAGCAGTCACAGAAGATCTCATTTCACGGCGCCGACGGTGAGACCGTCGCGCAGGAGTCGGTAGCTGAAGGTGTAGACGATGAGGATCGGGACGGCAGTGAGCACGGCCAGGGCCATGAGACCGGGCCAGTCGATCCCGAAGGCGGAGACCTGCTGAGCGAGCAGGGCGCTGAGCGGATAGGTGCCGGGGGAGAGGAAGAAGTTCACCGCGTACAGGAACTCGCCCCAGGCCAGCAGGAACACGATCGTGCCGGTGGTGGCCACGCCGTTGCGGGCCACGGGCAGGGCGATGCGCAGGAAGGTGCCCAGCCGCGCGGTGCCGTCGATCGCCGCGGCCTCCTCGAGCTCGACCGGGACCGTGCGGAAGAACGGCCTCAGCAGGATGACGGCGAACGGCGTCAGCAGCGCGGCGTCGGCGAGGATGACGCCGCCCAGGGAGTCCAGCAGGCTCCAAGAGCCGAACAGCTGGAACAGGGGGATCACGGTGGCGGTCTGCGGGAGCATCTGCAGCACGATCAGCGCGCCCAGCAGGACGGCGACGAGCCAGCCCCTCGTGCGAGCCAGCCCGTAGGCAGCTGGAACGGCGATGAGCAGGACCAGCGCCGTCGTGCCGACAGCGATGAGGATCGACTGGCGCAGCGCCGTGAACAGCTCCGAGTTCAGAGCGTTCGCATAGGCGTCCAGCGAGGGCGTGAACAGGAACATGCTGGCTCGGTCGAACACCAGCGAGGAGGGTTTGAGGCTGGTCAACACGATCCACAGCAGCGGGATGCCGTAGAGCATCGTGAGCAGCACCTTGATCAGGATCTCGCCGAGTCCGGCTCTCTGGCTCATCGTTCCTCCTTCAGGATGCTGCGGCTGTACAGGACGGCCAGCACGACCACCAGCAGCACCGCGATGACGGACGTGGAGGCGCCCAGCCCGAAGTCATAGCGGCTGAAGGCCTGCAGGTATCCCAGGAACGGCAGCGTGTTGGTCGCCGTGCCGGGCCCGCCGTAAGTCATCACGTAGATGAAGTCGAAGCTGCGGAAGCCGTAGACGATCGTGAGCACCAGCAGCACCAGCGCCGTGGGCCTCGCGGCAGGGATCATGATGTGCCGGATCTCCTGCCAGCGTGTGGCACCGTCGAGCGCCGCGGCCTCGAAGATCTCCGGGCTGATCCCCAGCAGCGCAGCCCGGAACACCAGGGCGTTGAAGGGGATCACCGCCCAGGTGGTCACCAGGGCGACGGAGATCAGCGCCCACGTCGCGTCGTAGAGGAACGGGATCGGCTCCGCGCGCAGCGGAATCAGCAGCACGAGCGTGTTGACCAGCCCGTCCTCGGCGAACAGGAACTTCCACACCGAGCCGTTGACCACCGGCGGCAGCGCCCAGACGAACACCATCCCGGCCAGGATGATCGCGGACCAGCGGCCCGTCGTGCGCAGAGCGATCGCGGCGGCGAGCCCGAGCGCCATGCCGATCCCGGTCACGATCGCGGCGACCACCACGGTGCGCACGATCGCGTCGGTCATCGCACCGCTGGCGAAGCCCTCCAGGTAGTTCTCCGGTCCCACGAACGGCCACTGCTGGTTCAGCGTGGCCGACCCGACGTCGGAGACGCTCATCCGCAGCAGCTGGACGATGGGGACCGCCGAGAAGAAGAACAGGAACGCCACCCCCGGCACCAGGAACCATGCCCTGGTGCCCAGAGGGCCTCCGCCCCGGGCTCTCCTCCGGCGCGCGCCCGTGGGCGGAGCGGGGTCGGCCGCTCTCCGCGTCGCGGGTCTGATGTCGGCGTTCGCCGTCATCGGTACCTCCTGGGTCAGTGGTGACGGCTCAGGCCGAGAGGGACTCGAGCAGCTGCATCACGGTCTGGGACGCCGCCTCGGGATCCTGCTGTCCGCCCAGTGCGGAGCTCCACGCCTGGCCGACGGTGGTCTGCACGTCGGCGACCGCCTCGGGCGGGATCGCGGCCGACGGGTAGGTCGCCCCGCGCTCGGCGACCGTCTCGGAGAACGGGGTCAGCAGGGCGTTGTCGGCCACGGCCGGGTCCTGGTTCGCATCCTCGCGCGCCGGGATGTAGCCGACGTTCTCGACGGCGGCCAGCTGGCCCTCGCTGCTGTAGAAGGTGGAGGCCAGGTACTGCCATGCCAGCTCCGGGTTCTGGGAGAAGGCGCCGACGGCCTGCCCCTCGCCGCCGAGGTAGACCTGGCCGGCCCCGCCCACGGGCAGAGGCACGACCGTGTACTCGAACGTGGCGTCGGACTCGGCCAGGGCGATCTGCCAGTTCCCGTTCGCGGCGAACAACGACTGGCCGGCGAGGAACTGCTGGAACGGGACGGTCTGATCCCAGGTGGTGGCCTCCCTGGAGAGATAGCCCTTCTCGACCCAGTCGTGGACCATCGCGAAGCCGTCGGTCAGCGCCTGCTCGTCGGGCGACTCGTAGGTGAAGCCCTGGCTGCTCAGCCACGGATAGGCCTGCCACTCGCCCTGGGACTGGGGCAGCCCCGACACGGTGATGCCGGCCAGGCCGCTCTCCTGGGCAGCTGCCATGGCGGCCTCGAGCTCGTCGATGGTCGTGGGCGGCTCCAGGCCCAGCTCATCGAGCCTGTCCACGTTGCACCACAGGCCCAGCAGGTTCACGTAGCCCTGCACGGCGTAGAGGGTGCCGTCGATGGTGTGCTGGACCGAGTCGGGGAACTGGCCGGCGTCCTCGAAGGCGGCCCACTCCTCGTCGATGGCCTTGAGCCCGCCGCCGAGCGCGAGGACCGCGGCCTCGGCGCCGTTGAACACCACGACGTCGGGGCCGGTCTGGCTGCCGGCGGCGTTGACGACCTTGCTGTTGAGCTGGTCGTACGGGACGAAGACGTTCTCGACCGTCGCACCCTCGTTCTCGGCCTCGAACATCTCCTTGTACTGGTCCATCAGGGCCACCTGGTTGTCCTCGGCGAAGTAGTGCCAGACCGTGACGGTGTTGCCGCCCTGCGAGGCGTCCTCGCCCCCGCCGCCGCCGCCGCCCGATCCGGAGCTGCCGCACGCGGCGAGAGCGCCGGTCGCCGCGAGTCCGGCCGTGCCGGCCAGGAAGGACCGCCGCTTCATGGGGTTCGTGCCTGTCATGTCTAACCTCCTCGTTAGTGCCCGGGACCGCCCCGGGCGAGCGAAACTGGCGAAACCGTTTTCGGTAACGTACAGTGGCGCGCATCTCACGTCAAGGGGTCGTCGAGCTGGAGGCTGAGGAGGATGGCTGTGGACAATGGGCACATGGGGAACGGAGGTCCGCGACTGCGCGACGTCGCCGAGGCTGCGGGCGTCTCGGTGGCCACTGCGTCGAAAGCGCTCAATGGCAGGCAGGACGTGTCGGCTGCGACCCGGGACAAGGTGCTCCAGGCCTCGCGGCTGCTCTCTTTCCGTCCCAACCGCGCCGCGCAGCAGCTGCAGGGCGGGGCCTCGGGCACGGTGGGTCTGATCGCCAGCGACCTCGACGGCCGCTTCTCGATCCCGATCATGATGGGCGCCGAAGACGGTTTCGGGATAGAGAACGTCTCGGTGTTCCTCACTGATGCCCGCGGCGATCTGATCCGTGAGCGCCATCATCTCGAGGCACTCATGGCGCGCGGCGTCGACGGCTTCATCTTCGTCGGCAGTCGCACGGATCCGCGCCCGCCGATCGCGATGGAGGTGCCGGTCCCCGTCGTGCACGTCTACGCCCCGAGCTCGGAGCCGAACTCGCTCTCGTTCGTCCCCGACAACGTCGACGCCGGTCGCAAGGCGACCCAGCACCTCCTCGACCTCGGCCGCCGCCGGCTCGCGCTCATCTCTGGGGATCCGGACTACGTGGCGTTCACGGACCGTCGTGCCGGAGTCGGCGAAGTGCTCGATGGCGCCGGCGTCGAACTGGTCGCGCCGGTCCGCTCCGGGGAGTGGTCAGAAGCATGGGGAAGGCGGGCAGTGCGCGATCTGATGGCGAGCGGGACGGACTTCGACGGCCTGATCTGCTCCAGTGATCAGATCGGCCGAGGCGCGCTGGAGTCCCTGGCGCGGGCGGGAGTCTCGGTGCCGGACGATGTGGCCGTGGTCAGCCATGACAACTGGGAGGTCCTCGCCACGCAGTGCACCCCCCAGCTGAGCAGCGTGGACATGCAGTTCCGGAAGCTGGGCCATATGGCCTCCCAGGCTCTGCTCCGCATGATGGGCGGGGAGAAGGAGTCGGGCGTGGTGACACTGCCGTGCTCTCTTGTCGTGCGGGAGTCGACGCTCGGCGTGTGACCGCTCGACGGCGGGATTCCCGCCGTCACGGCGATGGCCGGAGCGCGCGCCGGAACAGGTCGAACGCATGCTACCATCCACGTAGGCCCGGGTCATCGTGATGCCCGGATCAGGCAAACACTGCACAAATCGCGTTGCCCCGCCGGTGCGAGTTCGATGAGGTCGGAGCATGAACGAGTTCACACGACGCACCGCCCTCGGCGCCCTGAGCGCCCTTCCCCTGCTGTCCGTTCCCGTGGCGGCCGGAGCCGTCGGCAACGGCCCCAGCTGGAACGGCAACGGCAACATCACCACCGCCCACCTCTCCACCTATGACGATGTGGCCGCCTTCCTGCAGAAGGAGGCGCAGAAGCAGCCCGCGATGGAGCTGAGCGTGATCGGCCAGTCGGTGAAGGGCCGCGACCTGTACCTCGCCTCCTGGCTCTCGGCGCCGGAGAACCCCACCGTCCTGTTCCTCACCCAGCAGCACGGCAACGAGCAGCTCACCACCGAGGGTGCGCTCGAGGTGGTCAAGCACCTGGGCACCGGCCGCCTGCGCGAGGTGCTGGACGGCGTGAACATCCTGATCGTCCCGATGCTCAACCCGGACGGCGCCATGGGTGACGTGGACTTCTCCCTAGAGGGCTACCTCGCCCACGGCGACCGCCACCTCACCCGCTACAACGCGGTGGAGGCGGATCTGAACCGCGACCACGTGGACCGCCTCCAGCCGGAGACCCAGGCGCTGCACGAGAACGTGCTGGGCGCCTTCGAGATCGACTACATGATCGACCTCCACCACCAGGGCGCCAACCGCGCCCTCGGCGACGAGCTGGTCTCGGGCTCGATCCTCCACCCCACCACCCCGAACGCCGCCCCGGAGCTGGTGGAGCGCTCCAAGCGCCTGGGCTCGGTCGTCTACGACGCGGTGGACTCCACCGGCTGGGGCCTGATCGGGAAGTACAACGGCGGCTCCGCCGAGACGATCAGCCGCAACGGCCTCGCCGTCGAGTACGACATCGCCACCCTCCTGTTCGAGATGCGCGGCATGTCCGATCACACCCGCGAGGACTACGTGCTCGGCGCCCGCAGCAGCGGCTACCTGATCCGGCAGACGGTCCTCACCCTCGAGGCGACCGTGCGCGCGATCGCCGACGGCTCCATCGAGAGCGCGGACATCTCCTTCTGGGACACCCTCCCCACCCAGGAGACCTACACCCCCGACGAGTGACCCGCCCCGCGGCTCCCGCCGCGGCGTGATCCGTCCGAGCGGCCGCCCTCCGGTGGACACCGGGGGAGCGGCCGCTTCGCTGCGCCCTCCCTGGCCCAGCGAACTCTCGGCGAACGCCCCTGGAGAGCACGGCGGAGTGACAGGCCGTCCCCAGCAGGACTTTCTACGGTGCCCGCTCCAGCCCCGGAGATGAAGAGGACCCGCCATGACCGCCAGCGCTCCCCGCCCCGCCCGCCGCTCCCGCTCCGCCCGTCGGCCCTACCCGGAGGCCCGCGAGCACGCCGCCGGCCGCGCCCCTGAGGGCGAGGCCCCCGCGAGCTTCGAGGGCCGCCCCCTCCACCATCCCGAGGAGGACGTCGAGGACCAGGGCCTCGCCTTCGACGTCGCCACCGTGGTCTCCCGCCGCGGGGCGCTGGGCGCGCTCGGCGCCGGCAGCGTGGTGGCCGTGCTCGCCGCCTGCAGCACCGGCTCCACCACCACCGGCACCGCCGCGAGCGACGGGGGAGGGGCGAGCGACGGCGGCGGCACCACCGACTCCTCCTACACCGAGATGCCCACCGAGACCGCCGGCCCCTACCCGGGCGACGGCTCCAACGGGGCGGACGTGCTGGAGACCAGCGGTGTGGAGCGCAGCGACATCACCACCAGCATCGACTCCGGCACCGCCGTGGACGGGGTGCCGCTCGCGCTCACCCTGACCGTGATCGACATGGCCGGCGGCGACGTGCCCATGGAGGGCGCGGCCGTGTACCTGTGGCAGTGCGACGCCGCCGGGCAGTACTCGATGTACTCCGAGGGCGTGGAGGAGGAGACCTTCCTGCGCGGCGTGCAGATCACCGACGACGCCGGCCAGGTCTCCTTCACCTCGATCGTCCCGGGCTGCTACACGGGCCGCTGGCCGCACCTGCACTTCGAGGTGTTCCCGGAGGCGGAGTCGATCGTGGACGCCGGCAACGCCCTCCTCACCTCCCAGATCGCGATGCCCGAGGCGGCCTGCGACGACGTGTTCGCGCTCGAGGAGTACGCGGGCAGCGCCGAGAACCTCGCCCAGCTCACCCTGGAGACCGACACCATCTTCTCCGACGGCTACGACCAGCAGCTGGCGAGCCTCAGCGGGGACGTGGAGACCGGCTACTCCTTCACCCTCGACGTCCCGATCGACACCACCACCGAGCCCGAGGCCGGCGGCATGGCCGGCGGCGCGATGGGCGGCGAGCCGCCGGAGGGCGGTCAGGGCGGTCCCGGAGAGGGCGGCGCCCCGCCCGAGGGCGCGCCCGGCGAGGGCGGCCCGGGCGGGGACGCGCCCGCGGGAGCGCCGTCGGACGGCGGAGGCGACGAGCAGGCCTGACACGGCCCGGCCGGTGCGGCGGCGCGGGAGCGTGCCGCCGCACCGGCGCCGACGGGGCGGCCCTGCTCAGAACCCGAACAGGACCATCCGGCTGAACACCAGGAAGACGCCGGAGAACACCATGAACACCACGCCGAACCCGGCGCGACGCAGCTGCGGCCACGGCGACATCCGCCGCCCGTCGCGCGGGGCGACGAACAGCTCGGGCCGGTCCCGGTCGTGGAGCACGGTGACGGTGCTGCCCGTGCGGTCCAGCATCCCGACGTCGCTGACGGCGGGGACCTCGCGCACACCCCGCCCACGAGGGTACGGGCACGTCGCTGCGGCGGTGGGCGGAACGGACCTGGAAGACTGGCGCACCTGGAAGACTGGTCCGAGCGCCGCGGCCGGCGGTGCGCCCGAGCGATGGCGAGGTCGATGATGTCCATGCAGTACCGCACTCCCGCACGGCTGGGCCGGGCGCTGTCCGTGATCGGCCAGGGCTGCTGGCAGATCGGCGCCGACTGGGGCGAGGTCTCCGACGCCGCCGCGCACGAGGTGCTCGCGGCCGCGCGGCGCGCGGGCGTGACCTTCTTCGACACCGCCGACGTCTACGGCGACGGCCGCAGCGAACGCCTGGTGGGCGCGATGCGCGCGAGGGCGGCCGCCGACGCCGACGGGGGAGCGGACGGCACCGACGGCGGGGCGGACGGCGCCGGCGGCGGCGAGCCCGGGGAGCTGCCGTTCGTGGCCACCAAGGCCTCCCGCCGCGCGGAGCCCTTCGCCCCGGAGTCCTTCACCGAGGAGAACCTGCGGGCCTGGGTGGAGCGGTCCCGGCAGAACCTCGGCATGGACACCCTCGACCTGGTGCAGCTGCACTGCCCGCCGCCGGAGATCTACCGCGACCAGGCCACGTTCGACGTGCTGGACACCCTGGTGGCCGAGCGGCGGATCGCCGCCTGGGGCGTGAGCGTGGAGACCTGCGAGGAGGCGCTGCTCAGCCTGGAGCGCGAACACCTCGCCTCGATCCAGATCATCCTCAACCCCTTCCGGCTCAAGCCCCTGGACGAGGTGCTGCCGCTCGCCCAGGAGAAGGGGGTGGCGGTGATCGCCCGCGTGCCCCTCGCCTCCGGCCTGCTCACCGGGAAGTTCTCCGCGGAGACCCGCTTCGCGGAGGACGACCACCGCCGTTTCAACCGCCACGGCGAGGCCTTCGACCAGGGCGAGACGTTCTCCGGCGTGGACTTCGAGGCCGGGCTGGAGGCCGTGGCCCGCCTCGAGGAGGCGCTGGCGGGGCAGATGCCGCTGCCCGAGGCGAGCCTGCGCTGGATCCTGGGCCGTCCCGGCGTGACCGCCGCGATCCCCGGGGCCAGCAGCGCCGCCCAGGCCCGCGCCAACGCCGCCGCCGGCACCGCGGCCACCCCGGCGCAGCAGGCCGTGCTGGACCGCTTCGACGAGGCCGTGCAGGAGACCTACGACGCCCTGCTGCGGGAGTCGATCCACCCGCGCTGGTGAGCCACCCCGTCGGCCGCTCGCTCTCCACCCACCCCAGGAGCCTCGCATGACCCGTCCCAACATCGTGTTCATCATGAGCGACGACCACGCCGCCCACTCGATCTCCGCCTACGGCAGCCGGGTGAACACCACCCCGCACATGGACCGCCTGGCCGCCGAGGGCGCGCTGATGGAGGCGGCGTACTGCACCAACTCGATCTGCACCCCCTCGCGCGCCTCGATCCTCACCGGCACCTACAGCCACCTGAACCGCGCCTGCTCGATCTACTCCGAGTTCGACTACCGGGTGCCCACCTTCCCCGAGGTGCTGCAGGGGCGCGGGTACCGCACGGCGCTGTACGGGAAGTGGCACCTGGGCCGCTCGGAGCGGTCCCGGCCGCGCGGCTTCGACGACTGGCGCATCTTCCCCGACCAGGGCGAGTACGTGGACCCGGTGATGCAGGG encodes the following:
- a CDS encoding aldo/keto reductase, with the translated sequence MQYRTPARLGRALSVIGQGCWQIGADWGEVSDAAAHEVLAAARRAGVTFFDTADVYGDGRSERLVGAMRARAAADADGGADGTDGGADGAGGGEPGELPFVATKASRRAEPFAPESFTEENLRAWVERSRQNLGMDTLDLVQLHCPPPEIYRDQATFDVLDTLVAERRIAAWGVSVETCEEALLSLEREHLASIQIILNPFRLKPLDEVLPLAQEKGVAVIARVPLASGLLTGKFSAETRFAEDDHRRFNRHGEAFDQGETFSGVDFEAGLEAVARLEEALAGQMPLPEASLRWILGRPGVTAAIPGASSAAQARANAAAGTAATPAQQAVLDRFDEAVQETYDALLRESIHPRW